From the Patescibacteria group bacterium genome, the window GAGCATGTCGGATATCATCGTTTCTGTTCTAACGGCCTACTGGTTAACCGTCTGTTTCCTGTTTCTGTTTCACGGCCTTTTCCATCGTGACCGCGTACACGTCGATTTTGTATGGTTTGATTTGTGGATCGGCGTTTACTACAACCGGCCAACCGGCGCAATGTTCATTTGCGCGGTTCCTTGCTTTCCGATGATTGTTGAACCGGCCCGGCGTCATGGTCGATAAGGCTAAGGTCTATTGTCCGTACTGCAAAGAATGGACATTAAGCGTTCGATCCTATCCAATTATCACGAAAGGGAAAAAGTACAACCCTAATCAAGCGCGTATGCCAGAACAACCAAAGTGGATGTGTTTAATTTGCGGAACCATTCATGCCAACGGTTCGCATGAGATAGAAAAGGAATAAGCGCGATGACGATAGGCTATGATCTATTTCCCGGTTATACGTTCCTGAATTGGCATGACGTTGTATGTCATGCGATTTACGAAAAGTTTGAGCTTGGCAAAGTGCTAACAATGGCGGGATCATTTCATGCAGACGGAAAGTTGAACACCGATGAAATGATAAGCATAATGTACCGCGTTTTGACCGAATACAGTCTAATGCCGTACGTCGGTTACACTGGCGTAAACTCAACTATTCCGACAAAGGAAGCTATGCCACAACCTAACCAAGTCATCGGTGAAATGGATCAAATTTACGTCGGCGTCGGGCGCGAAGTTTTGCGTCAAAACGCGAAATGGGGAGAACAGAACCATTCACACTTGAAATGGTCCGCCATTCTAACAGAAGAAACCGGCGAAGTCGCTAAAGCGGCATTAGAAGAAAACGCCGAACAATACATCACCGAACTAATTCACGTCGCCGCCGTCGCATTTCAGGCTATCGCAAGTCACGCCCGGCAGAACGGTAAGCGCTAACAAAAAGGGCCGGTCACGTTGACCGGCCCCACGCTTTCGACGGTTAACCG encodes:
- a CDS encoding MazG-like family protein, which gives rise to MTIGYDLFPGYTFLNWHDVVCHAIYEKFELGKVLTMAGSFHADGKLNTDEMISIMYRVLTEYSLMPYVGYTGVNSTIPTKEAMPQPNQVIGEMDQIYVGVGREVLRQNAKWGEQNHSHLKWSAILTEETGEVAKAALEENAEQYITELIHVAAVAFQAIASHARQNGKR